A window from gamma proteobacterium SS-5 encodes these proteins:
- a CDS encoding ankyrin repeat domain-containing protein has product MKFTLALFLSLLLLGCGQQAQEDVSAEPPLIGAAEAGDIARLEQLLESSADPDVRDSCQWTPLMKAAHNGHLQVVERLLLLDAEVDLADKGGYTALLLAASNNHVEILQRLHAAGANLDHQEQTNGWSALIWAANMGHRASVERLLALGANPALRDLKGLSARDWAERKGHAEVLPLLP; this is encoded by the coding sequence ATGAAATTCACCCTTGCCTTGTTTTTGAGTCTCCTGCTGCTGGGCTGCGGCCAGCAGGCACAGGAGGATGTGTCGGCCGAGCCGCCGCTGATCGGCGCGGCCGAGGCGGGTGATATCGCCCGTCTGGAGCAGTTGTTGGAGTCCAGTGCCGACCCCGATGTGCGCGACAGCTGTCAGTGGACCCCGCTGATGAAGGCGGCGCATAACGGCCACCTGCAAGTGGTGGAGCGCCTCCTGTTACTGGATGCCGAGGTGGACTTGGCCGACAAGGGGGGCTACACCGCCCTGCTGCTGGCTGCCTCCAACAATCATGTCGAGATCCTGCAGCGGCTGCACGCCGCCGGGGCCAATCTGGACCACCAGGAGCAGACCAACGGCTGGAGCGCCCTGATCTGGGCCGCCAACATGGGGCACAGGGCCAGCGTCGAGCGCCTGCTGGCGCTGGGGGCCAACCCCGCCCTGCGCGATCTCAAGGGCCTGAGCGCACGGGACTGGGCAGAGCGCAAGGGCCATGCGGAGGTGCTGCCCCTGCTGCCCTGA